In Salminus brasiliensis chromosome 24, fSalBra1.hap2, whole genome shotgun sequence, one genomic interval encodes:
- the LOC140546951 gene encoding uncharacterized protein isoform X2 encodes MAENVRSPFDYREPPTLDSDGDGSKPAPSRGRVCGRKRKGTPVKVCDRAYVTEDEEESLSEHSYSPGDGQYPDGAEDRLPPPGSPYYLTDPTQLCVSELGEEGASGVRGPVLFHPPPNCRIREVHCGSQVRLVVIAIRDIAKGEEITVDYSLTDWGENAMGFHRSVSPRGFECGFNPDNNIKKEEEAGPLPLSLTVSDYLTPSWSLSPSSSPLSHSEASDSDREEDEEEEDDDDDDDEEELEDLRGRMMRRRKKRKTAPSSKKKAQRAQPRPLSFARPAPSSSSPFQTPLAPPTTNINNNININIGRGTSGTVSRRQHCPYCGRNFRSLARHLEKHHDQQPEIRAAMELAHLRSTQTATNTHTTSSSSHAFASPLQPSSSSSSSTAAGPSLFSRERDSQSASNSGAMSFSLSLSPTSSSTATNTSKKAPTTVSTPPKKTAAPVTTATVKTSPVTPSVTPPSRRGRRPKKEKEEQQRKQEEMEKAKEEAPPTPGRGEEDEDMEEEEEDDEESEMNELRDNDSGEEKNGETDSSHRSHMPPLLSSLSTLVLYLRRQQHSSFLSLSRSSGSAEAWRLLCHSSLALLILYNRHRECEVAKLTVQDYRNRVTPTSSSSSSSSSAGNSSNSSLSPLESTLSPFERHVLCHRPRVGVLGKRGRIQPLILPPHSEACLDLLLKTSADVGVDPQSPYVFSRPFHSPATPLRGTDLLRGLARSSGAKNPAALTAPRARRQVAILTQLLLLEEGEKPQGAAAKRLEEFLQREYHVTQSCTRIGQDPALMGRVGRVVLYGERDGVLFRGMSLQHICLELDVMSGNSGDSFSEESEGEVEKSKVKIDVGKKAGVNGRGPRAKKSFSPQVSPITPSASGGHKRRASQIKSGKRGVLKRPWSEAERVAVETHLKRNIMELRVPAKADCERCLQHCPLLVANQRDWRAIKFYCHNRIQLLKKQGRREGNGAAVC; translated from the exons ATGGCGGAGAACGTGCGGTCGCCTTTCGACTACCGAGAGCCACCGACCCTCGACAGCGATGGAGACGGCAGCAAGCCTGCGCCGTCCAGGGG ACGTGTGTGCGGGAGAAAAAGGAAGGGTACTCCGGTGAAGGTGTGTGACCGTGCATATGTgactgaagatgaagaggaaagTCTGTCTGAACACAGCTACAgcccag GTGATGGACAGTATCCAGATGGAGCGGAGGACCGGCTCCCCCCACCCGGCAGCCCCTACTACCTCACTGACCCCACCCAGCTTTG tgtatcagagctgggtgaGGAGGGCGCCAGTGGGGTCCGAGGCCCTGTGCTTTTCCACCCCCCACCTAACTGCAGGATCAGAGAGGTGCATTGTGGAAGCCAGGTGCGGCTGGTCGTCATAGCGATTCGAGACATTGCCAAAGGAGAGGAAATAACAGTCGACTACAGCCTGACCGACTGGGGAGAAAATGCCATG GGTTTTCATCGCTCTGTGTCGCCACGTGGATTTGAATGCGGCTTCAATCCAGACAACAACATTAAGAAG gaggaggaggcaggccccctccccctctctctcaccgtATCTGACTACCTCACTCCTTcatggtctctctctccctcctcctctccgCTCTCTCACTCCGAGGCCAGCGATTCAGACCGcgaggaagatgaggaggaggaagacgaCGATGACGATGATGACGAAGAAGAGCTGGAGGACCTGAGAGGGCGCATGATGCGGCGGCGAAAGAAGCGGAAAACAGCCCCCAGCTCCAAGAAAAAAGCCCAAAGGGCTCAGCCCCGCCCCCTTTCTTTTGCTCGCCCCGCCCCTTCCTCGTCATCTCCTTTCCAGACGCCTCTTGCTCCTCCCACCACgaacataaacaacaacataaacataaacattggTCGCGGGACTAGCGGCACAGTTAGCAGGCGGCAGCACTGTCCGTACTGCGGGCGAAACTTCCGCTCCTTAGCCAGACATCTAGAAAAGCACCATGACCAGCAGCCGGAAATCCGGGCCGCTATGGAACTCGCACATCTGCGCTCTACGCAAACagccaccaacacacacaccacaagcTCGAGTTCACACGCCTTCGCCTCACCCTTGCAGCCTtcgtcttcctcctcctcttccactGCTGCCGGTCCATCGCTGTTTTCTCGTGAACGGGACTCGCAGTCCGCCTCCAATTCCGGAGCCATgtccttttctctttccctgTCTCCCACTTCCTCGTCCACTGCCACGAACACCTCCAAAAAAGCACCCACCACCGTTTCCACCCCGCCCAAGAAGACTGCGGCACCTGTTACCACAGCGACAGTAAAAACCTCACCTGTAACACCTAGCGTCACTCCGCCTTCCAGGAGGGGGCGTCGCCCCaagaaggagaaggaagagCAGCAGAGAAAACAGGAGGAGATGGAGAAGGCAAAAGAGGAGGCGCCACCTACTCCAGGACGAGGCGAGGAGGACGAAGAcatggaggaagaggaggaagatgacGAGGAGTCTGAGATGAATGAATTAAGAGACAATGACAGCGGAGAAGAGAAGAATGGCGAGACAGACAG CTCTCACCGCTCCCATATGCCCCCcctgctctcctctctctccacgCTGGTTCTGTACCTGCGGCGGCAGCAGCactcctccttcctctctctctcacgctccaGCGGCTCAGCCGAGGCATGGCGACTGCTGTGCCACTCAAGCCTGGCGCTGCTAATACTGTACAACCGCCACCGTGAGTGTGAAGTGGCTAAACTGACCGTGCAAGACTACCGCAACCGTGTTACACCAACCTCTTCATCCTCGTCTTCATCCTCCAGCGCTGGTAACTCTTCTAATTCCTCGCTTTCGCCACTAGAGTCCACTCTTTCCCCTTTTGAGCGGCACGTGCTGTGCCACCGGCCCCGTGTGGGTGTTTTGGGTAAGCGAGGGCGCATCCAACCGCTGATTCTCCCGCCACATTCCGAAGCCTGTCTGGACCTTCTCCTGAAAACTTCTGCAGACGTAGGAGTGGACCCCCAAAGCCCATACGTTTTTTCTCGCCCATTCCATTCCCCCGCCACCCCCTTGCGTGGCACAGACCTTTTGCGGGGCTTGGCGCGCTCCAGCGGAGCGAAGAACCCAGCGGCTCTGACAGCACCTCGTGCCCGCCGGCAAGTGGCCATCCTCACACAGCTCCTCCTGCTGGAGGAAGGGGAAAAGCCCCAGGGTGCTGCCGCCAAACGTCTAGAGGAATTCCTCCAGAGGGAGTACCACGTGACCCAGAGCTGCACGCGGATAGGTCAGGACCCAGCACTGATGGGTAGAGTAGGACGGGTGGTGCtgtatggagagagagatggcgtGCTGTTCAGAGGCATGAGCCTCCAACACATCTGCCTCGAGCTGGATG taaTGTCGGGGAACTCTGGGGACTCATTCTCAGAAGAATCTGAGGGAGAAGTAgagaaaagtaaagtaaaaatagATGTGGGGAAGAAAGCAGGAGTGAATGGCCGTGGGCCGCGAGCCAAAAAGAGCTTCAGCCCTCAAGTCTCACCTATTACACCCTCTGCCTCTGGGGGCCATAAGAGGAGGGCCTCACAGATCAAATCAG GCAAACGCGGGGTACTGAAGAGGCCGTGGTCCGAGGCCGAACGAGTTGCTGTGGAGACGCACCTAAAGCGCAACATCATGGAGCTGCGTGTGCCTGCGAAGGCAGATTGTGAGCGATGCCTGCAGCATTGCCCCCTGCTGGTCGCCAACCAGCGAGACTGGAGGGCCATTAAATTCTACTGCCACAACCGCATTCAGCTACTCAAGAAACAGGGACGGAGGGAGGGCAACGGAGCAGCCGTCTGTTAA
- the LOC140546951 gene encoding uncharacterized protein isoform X1, with translation MAENVRSPFDYREPPTLDSDGDGSKPAPSRGLSCRRVCGRKRKGTPVKVCDRAYVTEDEEESLSEHSYSPGDGQYPDGAEDRLPPPGSPYYLTDPTQLCVSELGEEGASGVRGPVLFHPPPNCRIREVHCGSQVRLVVIAIRDIAKGEEITVDYSLTDWGENAMGFHRSVSPRGFECGFNPDNNIKKEEEAGPLPLSLTVSDYLTPSWSLSPSSSPLSHSEASDSDREEDEEEEDDDDDDDEEELEDLRGRMMRRRKKRKTAPSSKKKAQRAQPRPLSFARPAPSSSSPFQTPLAPPTTNINNNININIGRGTSGTVSRRQHCPYCGRNFRSLARHLEKHHDQQPEIRAAMELAHLRSTQTATNTHTTSSSSHAFASPLQPSSSSSSSTAAGPSLFSRERDSQSASNSGAMSFSLSLSPTSSSTATNTSKKAPTTVSTPPKKTAAPVTTATVKTSPVTPSVTPPSRRGRRPKKEKEEQQRKQEEMEKAKEEAPPTPGRGEEDEDMEEEEEDDEESEMNELRDNDSGEEKNGETDSSHRSHMPPLLSSLSTLVLYLRRQQHSSFLSLSRSSGSAEAWRLLCHSSLALLILYNRHRECEVAKLTVQDYRNRVTPTSSSSSSSSSAGNSSNSSLSPLESTLSPFERHVLCHRPRVGVLGKRGRIQPLILPPHSEACLDLLLKTSADVGVDPQSPYVFSRPFHSPATPLRGTDLLRGLARSSGAKNPAALTAPRARRQVAILTQLLLLEEGEKPQGAAAKRLEEFLQREYHVTQSCTRIGQDPALMGRVGRVVLYGERDGVLFRGMSLQHICLELDVMSGNSGDSFSEESEGEVEKSKVKIDVGKKAGVNGRGPRAKKSFSPQVSPITPSASGGHKRRASQIKSGKRGVLKRPWSEAERVAVETHLKRNIMELRVPAKADCERCLQHCPLLVANQRDWRAIKFYCHNRIQLLKKQGRREGNGAAVC, from the exons ATGGCGGAGAACGTGCGGTCGCCTTTCGACTACCGAGAGCCACCGACCCTCGACAGCGATGGAGACGGCAGCAAGCCTGCGCCGTCCAGGGG GTTGTCTTGCAGACGTGTGTGCGGGAGAAAAAGGAAGGGTACTCCGGTGAAGGTGTGTGACCGTGCATATGTgactgaagatgaagaggaaagTCTGTCTGAACACAGCTACAgcccag GTGATGGACAGTATCCAGATGGAGCGGAGGACCGGCTCCCCCCACCCGGCAGCCCCTACTACCTCACTGACCCCACCCAGCTTTG tgtatcagagctgggtgaGGAGGGCGCCAGTGGGGTCCGAGGCCCTGTGCTTTTCCACCCCCCACCTAACTGCAGGATCAGAGAGGTGCATTGTGGAAGCCAGGTGCGGCTGGTCGTCATAGCGATTCGAGACATTGCCAAAGGAGAGGAAATAACAGTCGACTACAGCCTGACCGACTGGGGAGAAAATGCCATG GGTTTTCATCGCTCTGTGTCGCCACGTGGATTTGAATGCGGCTTCAATCCAGACAACAACATTAAGAAG gaggaggaggcaggccccctccccctctctctcaccgtATCTGACTACCTCACTCCTTcatggtctctctctccctcctcctctccgCTCTCTCACTCCGAGGCCAGCGATTCAGACCGcgaggaagatgaggaggaggaagacgaCGATGACGATGATGACGAAGAAGAGCTGGAGGACCTGAGAGGGCGCATGATGCGGCGGCGAAAGAAGCGGAAAACAGCCCCCAGCTCCAAGAAAAAAGCCCAAAGGGCTCAGCCCCGCCCCCTTTCTTTTGCTCGCCCCGCCCCTTCCTCGTCATCTCCTTTCCAGACGCCTCTTGCTCCTCCCACCACgaacataaacaacaacataaacataaacattggTCGCGGGACTAGCGGCACAGTTAGCAGGCGGCAGCACTGTCCGTACTGCGGGCGAAACTTCCGCTCCTTAGCCAGACATCTAGAAAAGCACCATGACCAGCAGCCGGAAATCCGGGCCGCTATGGAACTCGCACATCTGCGCTCTACGCAAACagccaccaacacacacaccacaagcTCGAGTTCACACGCCTTCGCCTCACCCTTGCAGCCTtcgtcttcctcctcctcttccactGCTGCCGGTCCATCGCTGTTTTCTCGTGAACGGGACTCGCAGTCCGCCTCCAATTCCGGAGCCATgtccttttctctttccctgTCTCCCACTTCCTCGTCCACTGCCACGAACACCTCCAAAAAAGCACCCACCACCGTTTCCACCCCGCCCAAGAAGACTGCGGCACCTGTTACCACAGCGACAGTAAAAACCTCACCTGTAACACCTAGCGTCACTCCGCCTTCCAGGAGGGGGCGTCGCCCCaagaaggagaaggaagagCAGCAGAGAAAACAGGAGGAGATGGAGAAGGCAAAAGAGGAGGCGCCACCTACTCCAGGACGAGGCGAGGAGGACGAAGAcatggaggaagaggaggaagatgacGAGGAGTCTGAGATGAATGAATTAAGAGACAATGACAGCGGAGAAGAGAAGAATGGCGAGACAGACAG CTCTCACCGCTCCCATATGCCCCCcctgctctcctctctctccacgCTGGTTCTGTACCTGCGGCGGCAGCAGCactcctccttcctctctctctcacgctccaGCGGCTCAGCCGAGGCATGGCGACTGCTGTGCCACTCAAGCCTGGCGCTGCTAATACTGTACAACCGCCACCGTGAGTGTGAAGTGGCTAAACTGACCGTGCAAGACTACCGCAACCGTGTTACACCAACCTCTTCATCCTCGTCTTCATCCTCCAGCGCTGGTAACTCTTCTAATTCCTCGCTTTCGCCACTAGAGTCCACTCTTTCCCCTTTTGAGCGGCACGTGCTGTGCCACCGGCCCCGTGTGGGTGTTTTGGGTAAGCGAGGGCGCATCCAACCGCTGATTCTCCCGCCACATTCCGAAGCCTGTCTGGACCTTCTCCTGAAAACTTCTGCAGACGTAGGAGTGGACCCCCAAAGCCCATACGTTTTTTCTCGCCCATTCCATTCCCCCGCCACCCCCTTGCGTGGCACAGACCTTTTGCGGGGCTTGGCGCGCTCCAGCGGAGCGAAGAACCCAGCGGCTCTGACAGCACCTCGTGCCCGCCGGCAAGTGGCCATCCTCACACAGCTCCTCCTGCTGGAGGAAGGGGAAAAGCCCCAGGGTGCTGCCGCCAAACGTCTAGAGGAATTCCTCCAGAGGGAGTACCACGTGACCCAGAGCTGCACGCGGATAGGTCAGGACCCAGCACTGATGGGTAGAGTAGGACGGGTGGTGCtgtatggagagagagatggcgtGCTGTTCAGAGGCATGAGCCTCCAACACATCTGCCTCGAGCTGGATG taaTGTCGGGGAACTCTGGGGACTCATTCTCAGAAGAATCTGAGGGAGAAGTAgagaaaagtaaagtaaaaatagATGTGGGGAAGAAAGCAGGAGTGAATGGCCGTGGGCCGCGAGCCAAAAAGAGCTTCAGCCCTCAAGTCTCACCTATTACACCCTCTGCCTCTGGGGGCCATAAGAGGAGGGCCTCACAGATCAAATCAG GCAAACGCGGGGTACTGAAGAGGCCGTGGTCCGAGGCCGAACGAGTTGCTGTGGAGACGCACCTAAAGCGCAACATCATGGAGCTGCGTGTGCCTGCGAAGGCAGATTGTGAGCGATGCCTGCAGCATTGCCCCCTGCTGGTCGCCAACCAGCGAGACTGGAGGGCCATTAAATTCTACTGCCACAACCGCATTCAGCTACTCAAGAAACAGGGACGGAGGGAGGGCAACGGAGCAGCCGTCTGTTAA